A portion of the Edaphobacter lichenicola genome contains these proteins:
- a CDS encoding efflux RND transporter periplasmic adaptor subunit produces MSSIRFRHPATILFYLGALSLAGCKDKPSDPKSEVPPLAVVQADADSNLVHVNHPDQFSLVAATDYAAASSIQVTGTVNPDISRTIPVISIASGRVVEVHARIGDYVKKGQLLMDVQSTDVSGAFGSYLKAVNDERLAKVQLDRAKILNDKGAIPNSQVEIAQNAEDDAKAALSASEEQLRVLGVDKNHPAATVKVYAPASGFIIAQTVTTAAAAGVTYAGSANAFTIADLSHVWIICDVYENDLPTVHLGQKADIRLTAYPDRVLTGVISDIGAVLDPQIRTAKVRIQVENPNTLMRVGMFATATIHGKILQNHVQVPSTAVLHLHDRDWVYVPASDGKFRRVSVQGGAALSGNMQELLSGLNAGQQVVSNALALQNTVDQ; encoded by the coding sequence ATGAGTTCAATCAGATTCCGGCATCCTGCCACGATCTTGTTCTATCTAGGCGCTTTGTCTCTGGCAGGTTGCAAAGATAAGCCGTCCGATCCGAAGAGTGAAGTTCCCCCGCTAGCGGTTGTACAAGCCGATGCGGACTCGAATCTGGTTCACGTAAATCATCCTGACCAGTTCAGCCTGGTTGCGGCGACTGACTACGCGGCTGCTTCCTCCATCCAGGTCACCGGCACTGTCAACCCCGACATCTCCCGCACCATCCCGGTCATCTCGATCGCCTCCGGCCGTGTCGTTGAAGTGCATGCGCGCATCGGCGACTACGTAAAAAAGGGTCAGCTCCTGATGGATGTGCAGAGCACTGACGTCTCCGGCGCCTTTGGCTCATACCTCAAGGCCGTCAATGACGAGCGATTAGCCAAAGTACAGCTCGACCGCGCAAAGATCCTGAACGATAAGGGTGCAATCCCTAACAGTCAGGTTGAGATCGCGCAAAATGCCGAAGACGATGCCAAGGCCGCGCTCTCCGCATCCGAGGAGCAGCTCCGCGTCCTCGGCGTCGACAAGAATCACCCGGCCGCCACCGTCAAGGTCTATGCCCCGGCCTCCGGCTTCATCATCGCGCAGACCGTAACCACCGCCGCCGCCGCTGGTGTCACCTACGCTGGGTCAGCCAATGCGTTCACCATCGCCGACCTGTCGCACGTCTGGATCATCTGCGACGTCTACGAGAACGATCTTCCTACCGTGCACCTTGGTCAAAAGGCCGACATTCGCCTCACGGCCTACCCCGACCGCGTATTGACAGGCGTAATCAGCGATATCGGCGCTGTCCTCGACCCACAGATCCGCACCGCCAAGGTACGAATTCAGGTAGAAAACCCCAACACTCTTATGCGCGTCGGCATGTTCGCCACCGCAACCATCCATGGCAAGATCCTCCAAAACCACGTGCAGGTTCCGTCCACCGCAGTGCTTCACTTGCACGACCGCGATTGGGTCTACGTTCCCGCAAGCGACGGCAAGTTCCGCCGCGTCTCCGTTCAGGGAGGAGCCGCACTATCCGGCAACATGCAGGAGCTCCTGTCAGGACTCAATGCCGGTCAGCAAGTCGTCTCGAACGCACTCGCGCTGCAGAATACGGTGGACCAGTAG
- a CDS encoding response regulator has product MSDGHTIRVLTVDDHPLLRGGISGAINAQKDMTVVAEASDGEEALACFRVHRPDVTLMDLRMPKINGIDAILAIRKEFPWARIVVLTTYGGDIQALRAFKAGAVGYLLKSMLRTELIETIRTAHAGMRRIPPEIALEMAQHAGDDTLTTREIEVLRDVAKGNSNKIIAARLAISEHTVKGHLKNILAKLGASDRTHAVIIALKRGFLDI; this is encoded by the coding sequence ATGAGCGACGGGCACACAATCAGAGTCCTCACTGTCGACGATCACCCTCTACTCAGGGGAGGAATCTCGGGTGCAATCAATGCTCAGAAGGATATGACCGTGGTTGCTGAAGCCTCAGACGGCGAAGAGGCGCTCGCCTGCTTTCGAGTTCACCGTCCTGACGTCACGCTCATGGACCTTCGCATGCCCAAAATAAACGGCATAGACGCCATCCTGGCCATTCGTAAGGAATTCCCCTGGGCCCGAATCGTCGTCCTTACCACATACGGCGGCGACATTCAGGCGCTTCGTGCCTTCAAGGCCGGGGCAGTAGGGTATCTGTTGAAGAGTATGTTGCGGACAGAGTTGATCGAAACGATACGAACGGCTCACGCAGGAATGCGGCGCATCCCCCCAGAGATAGCCTTGGAGATGGCACAGCATGCCGGTGACGACACGCTGACCACAAGAGAAATTGAGGTTTTGCGCGATGTGGCCAAAGGCAATTCCAACAAAATTATCGCTGCGAGGCTCGCCATCTCAGAACACACCGTCAAAGGTCATCTTAAGAACATTCTCGCCAAGCTCGGCGCAAGCGATCGCACACACGCTGTCATCATCGCATTGAAGCGCGGCTTTCTCGACATCTGA
- a CDS encoding RNA polymerase sigma factor — MSSCLSSGAISVQAVLNTSGDEALVAAARSGEHMAFSELWNRHSKKVFNTMYRITRNRQDAEDALQDAFLKAFVHLKNFDGRSSFSTWLTRIAINSALMILRRKRAHPEISMDGSVDGDAWQHWEVADRRVNTEEHYARSERERHLKRAIHRLRPALRTIVEIQQVHDTSIKEIAEIAGISVAATKSRLLRARTVLRRSLV; from the coding sequence ATGAGTTCATGTCTTTCATCAGGCGCGATCAGTGTGCAAGCTGTTCTCAACACCTCAGGTGACGAGGCGCTTGTCGCTGCAGCTAGATCCGGCGAGCATATGGCTTTCTCCGAGCTTTGGAATCGCCATTCGAAAAAAGTCTTCAACACAATGTATCGGATCACACGCAACCGACAGGATGCGGAAGACGCGCTACAGGATGCTTTTCTGAAGGCCTTTGTTCATTTGAAAAATTTTGACGGCAGATCGTCCTTCTCCACGTGGCTTACGCGAATCGCTATCAACTCCGCACTCATGATCTTGCGCCGGAAGCGCGCACATCCTGAGATTTCGATGGATGGTAGTGTCGATGGCGACGCGTGGCAGCATTGGGAAGTGGCGGATAGACGAGTCAATACGGAAGAACACTACGCTAGGTCTGAAAGAGAGAGGCACTTGAAACGTGCCATTCACCGACTTAGGCCAGCGCTTCGCACTATCGTTGAGATCCAGCAGGTACATGACACCTCGATCAAAGAGATTGCCGAGATTGCGGGCATTTCGGTGGCAGCCACCAAATCTCGGCTACTGCGTGCCAGGACCGTGCTGCGCCGATCACTGGTATGA
- a CDS encoding TolC family protein, translating to MQRRSNFSFRLMPLFFVLWTLSPLTGLPQCAGIASTPISASDCAAHAVPLDKKATLDPGHPYTLAELIDIAERNNPRTHVVWELAKQRAENLGVAKSAYYPVLAGLAVFSDQRFYAPFPKALEPQGGNMIETPLVQPEITLEYLLFDFGKREAKVDAATAEKLAGGANFIQANQEIAFLVASGYYKLLTAQERLQAAKETLKTAQTTQDAAEDQLTNGRSTLPDVLNARAETSQAVFDMESADGDEKIARVSLTETIGVEPSPDIMIDAQKNAPLPESLTLSINELIDRALADRPDLMAQAAEIRAADDEVRVAKAEYRPKIVLSGAAAQTSVWPTADYGQLGAVSEPTWSAALEVQWRIFDGGERKNELAIAESKRRSAQDVLTAKHDQATREVWTAFIAFRTAQKKEQAAVALLESANASYSASLDAYKYGVKNLVDVLTAEKQLALARLSGVSARSQLLLEAVDLEFATGNLLRSKPPATKLQPQNDGKQ from the coding sequence ATGCAGCGTCGATCGAATTTCAGCTTCAGGCTGATGCCTTTGTTTTTTGTCCTATGGACGCTATCACCATTAACAGGATTACCCCAGTGTGCGGGAATCGCATCGACTCCGATCTCTGCCTCCGATTGCGCTGCCCATGCCGTACCGCTAGACAAGAAAGCGACGCTCGATCCTGGCCACCCCTATACGCTTGCAGAGCTGATCGACATTGCAGAGCGCAATAATCCTCGTACCCATGTCGTTTGGGAGTTGGCCAAGCAGCGCGCCGAAAATCTCGGCGTGGCAAAGAGCGCTTATTACCCCGTCTTAGCAGGACTGGCAGTATTCTCAGACCAGCGGTTCTATGCGCCTTTCCCGAAGGCGCTTGAGCCGCAGGGCGGTAACATGATTGAAACGCCGCTCGTGCAACCTGAGATCACTTTAGAATATCTTTTGTTCGACTTCGGCAAGCGCGAAGCCAAGGTAGACGCAGCTACCGCGGAAAAGCTCGCCGGCGGGGCCAACTTTATCCAGGCAAATCAGGAGATAGCCTTTCTTGTTGCCAGCGGATACTACAAGCTGCTCACCGCACAGGAACGTCTGCAAGCAGCAAAGGAGACGTTGAAGACTGCACAAACGACTCAAGACGCGGCCGAAGATCAATTAACGAATGGACGTTCCACATTGCCGGATGTGCTCAACGCTCGCGCGGAGACTTCGCAGGCCGTCTTCGATATGGAGTCTGCGGATGGCGATGAAAAGATAGCGCGAGTCTCACTGACTGAGACGATCGGCGTGGAGCCTTCGCCGGATATCATGATCGATGCCCAGAAAAATGCTCCACTGCCAGAATCTCTTACACTCTCCATCAACGAATTGATCGACCGCGCCTTGGCCGATCGACCGGATCTCATGGCCCAGGCTGCAGAGATTCGCGCAGCAGACGATGAGGTTCGAGTCGCAAAGGCTGAGTATCGACCAAAGATCGTTCTATCGGGTGCAGCTGCGCAGACATCGGTTTGGCCGACAGCAGATTATGGCCAGCTCGGCGCTGTAAGCGAGCCCACATGGTCTGCCGCACTGGAGGTGCAATGGCGTATCTTCGACGGTGGCGAGAGAAAAAATGAGTTGGCCATTGCGGAATCGAAGCGTCGATCTGCACAAGACGTATTGACAGCCAAACATGATCAGGCGACGCGCGAGGTCTGGACAGCATTCATTGCTTTTCGTACCGCCCAGAAAAAAGAACAAGCGGCAGTGGCACTCCTTGAATCAGCCAATGCTTCTTACTCTGCGTCATTAGACGCGTACAAGTATGGAGTGAAGAATCTGGTCGACGTCCTGACTGCAGAGAAACAGCTGGCGCTAGCTCGGCTCTCTGGCGTATCTGCACGCTCACAACTCTTGTTGGAAGCGGTCGATCTGGAGTTTGCAACTGGAAACCTACTGCGAAGCAAGCCTCCTGCAACGAAACTACAACCACAGAATGACGGGAAGCAATGA
- a CDS encoding YtcA family lipoprotein: MLCLSAAILLAFVVRHLLVRYHLESDVGPVALFYPSVVVLFTSLLWLIFFR; this comes from the coding sequence ATGCTCTGTTTATCGGCTGCAATACTACTCGCGTTCGTCGTCCGGCATTTGCTGGTCCGATATCATCTGGAGTCCGATGTTGGTCCCGTTGCACTCTTCTACCCCAGCGTGGTCGTTCTTTTCACCAGCTTGCTTTGGCTGATTTTTTTTCGGTAA
- a CDS encoding efflux RND transporter periplasmic adaptor subunit: METDLHPRTDDASVRANFIEIAPEVSGRLVELPVKDNAFVKKGELLFHIDPRPYEYALQQALSDQEALEQQIVDAKRRIAAQNSAAEAALAGVHNSRTGIKTAGSTVDVAKATVARAQATVAAAEAQLKLATNNLHRIEPLLQKQYVTVEQIDQANTAVRVAQGNYDEAQAALSQAKAQQTQSVLRQQEADSIAAESQAKLGQAIHTIDTVDTLMSERPGKAAKVDSARLDLERCRVVAPFNAYVTNMNISVGAYAHPGTPLFTLIDTRVWYVVANYRESKVKNIRIGSHVDVYLMGHPDRKFNGLVESIGYGVFPEDGNVTAGLPNIERTLNWVHLSTRFPVRIRMQDPDPDLFRIGATAVTVVK; the protein is encoded by the coding sequence TTGGAGACCGATCTGCATCCGCGGACAGACGACGCCAGTGTGCGAGCAAACTTCATCGAAATTGCTCCGGAGGTCAGCGGCCGGCTGGTCGAATTACCGGTAAAAGACAATGCATTTGTGAAAAAGGGAGAGCTTCTGTTTCATATCGACCCTCGACCGTACGAATATGCTTTGCAGCAAGCCCTCTCCGATCAAGAGGCACTGGAACAACAGATCGTTGATGCAAAACGGAGGATTGCAGCACAAAATAGTGCAGCGGAAGCCGCTTTGGCAGGCGTCCACAACTCGAGAACAGGAATTAAAACCGCTGGCAGCACTGTCGATGTCGCAAAGGCAACCGTGGCTCGCGCTCAGGCAACGGTTGCAGCTGCCGAGGCACAGTTGAAACTCGCTACGAACAACCTGCACCGCATTGAACCTCTCTTGCAGAAGCAATATGTGACAGTGGAACAAATAGATCAGGCCAATACTGCAGTTCGTGTTGCACAAGGAAACTACGACGAAGCTCAGGCTGCGCTCTCGCAAGCGAAGGCGCAGCAGACCCAATCCGTCTTACGTCAACAGGAAGCAGACTCGATCGCTGCCGAATCACAGGCGAAGCTGGGCCAGGCAATTCATACCATCGACACAGTCGATACCTTGATGTCGGAACGACCAGGTAAGGCAGCCAAGGTCGATAGCGCGAGGCTTGATTTGGAGCGCTGCCGCGTTGTCGCTCCATTTAATGCGTATGTGACCAATATGAATATCTCGGTCGGTGCCTATGCCCATCCCGGCACTCCATTGTTCACCCTGATCGATACACGTGTTTGGTATGTCGTTGCCAATTATCGCGAATCAAAGGTGAAGAACATTCGAATTGGAAGCCACGTCGATGTTTATCTCATGGGACATCCCGATCGTAAATTTAATGGTCTTGTTGAAAGTATTGGGTATGGTGTTTTTCCGGAAGATGGCAATGTGACCGCTGGTTTGCCCAATATCGAACGCACGTTGAACTGGGTTCACCTTTCGACGCGCTTCCCTGTCCGCATTCGCATGCAAGATCCCGACCCTGACTTGTTTCGTATCGGCGCGACAGCAGTAACGGTCGTGAAATAG
- a CDS encoding FUSC family protein, with protein MLATVLALILMLVWQMPFIFIGLYFIFLIGRDSPAVSLKSSFISLLTVVLAVATELAVVILSDNDPIARVLSIAVVTFIAGMLVASTNFPTLGSTWGLIFCTVIAFWDSHAPADKLVKNSLWLIATFSVAVGCAVAVEYLLGHRNPAERLEEQRRIRYQVLDVMFSAYAQGATPEQKTAAAIPVSRLAIAGAAGMMELYNIIVERDLDRGTLPIGTRLRISMQAQLMDNAAAFGLQNVNEDGPELRQRCANIAQQCRELIPDIIPKSEKRLLLNQQNVFSLLDRVEGVIHAIMTMPTEIGSTKDKEMVALPTKKVQFFIPGAIFKQENVAFALKISLCATICYIAYNAVDWPGISTAVITVIVTGLSSSGAIKQRLLFRLLGSIIGGLVLGLGSISLLFPHMDSITALIVLVAPIALLSAWTAAGPRFNYVGLQIAFSFYLVAFEGSSAPTQLAPARDRFIGILLALIVMWFVFDQMWPVRTVTVMRRQLATVLNSNASLLRLMDSTEKHEELVERADILRDRVGKTVATLRSMNDAVDYEFGVDRDEHVHTSTMILRTSLTAGAFFWNQFAVLHSETDRDFLVAPALVQMRQKLAESIDAMAEAVVQKTNFLVTSAEDLAGSDVLQSQRYGEYSNNAIARFEELQAFTSMLRNEV; from the coding sequence GTGCTCGCAACTGTTCTTGCTCTGATACTGATGCTGGTTTGGCAGATGCCATTCATATTCATTGGTCTATATTTCATCTTTCTTATCGGGAGAGACAGTCCCGCTGTATCGTTGAAGTCCAGTTTCATCTCCCTTCTGACCGTTGTGCTTGCCGTTGCTACCGAACTTGCGGTGGTTATTCTTAGTGATAATGATCCAATCGCCCGCGTCCTCAGTATTGCTGTGGTTACATTCATTGCGGGCATGCTGGTAGCCTCAACTAACTTTCCAACACTCGGCTCAACTTGGGGATTAATTTTTTGTACGGTGATCGCATTCTGGGATAGCCACGCTCCCGCCGATAAACTCGTCAAAAACTCGCTTTGGCTGATCGCCACATTTTCTGTCGCCGTAGGGTGCGCAGTTGCGGTGGAATATCTTCTGGGGCATCGCAATCCTGCAGAGAGATTGGAGGAGCAACGTCGAATTCGATATCAAGTGCTAGACGTGATGTTTAGTGCGTATGCTCAGGGAGCAACCCCAGAGCAAAAAACCGCCGCGGCTATTCCCGTCTCTCGTCTGGCCATCGCCGGTGCAGCGGGGATGATGGAGCTTTATAACATCATCGTTGAACGAGACCTCGATAGAGGAACTCTTCCGATAGGAACCCGTTTGCGCATCTCAATGCAGGCCCAACTCATGGACAACGCTGCAGCATTCGGTCTGCAAAACGTTAATGAGGATGGTCCCGAACTGCGGCAACGTTGCGCCAACATTGCTCAACAATGTCGTGAGCTTATTCCCGACATCATCCCCAAGTCAGAAAAACGCCTGCTGCTGAATCAGCAGAATGTCTTTAGTCTGTTGGATCGTGTGGAAGGCGTCATCCACGCGATTATGACGATGCCCACTGAGATCGGTTCAACAAAAGACAAAGAGATGGTTGCGCTGCCGACGAAGAAGGTCCAATTCTTCATTCCCGGGGCAATCTTCAAGCAGGAAAATGTAGCTTTCGCACTTAAAATCAGCTTATGCGCGACTATCTGCTACATCGCCTATAATGCGGTGGACTGGCCCGGCATCTCCACCGCCGTGATCACTGTGATTGTGACTGGACTTAGTAGCAGCGGTGCCATCAAGCAACGACTTCTCTTTCGGCTGCTGGGTTCAATCATTGGCGGCCTCGTGCTCGGCCTTGGGTCTATTTCATTGCTCTTCCCACACATGGATTCGATTACTGCGCTCATCGTCCTTGTCGCGCCCATTGCTCTTCTTTCGGCATGGACTGCCGCAGGGCCAAGGTTTAACTATGTGGGACTCCAGATTGCATTTTCTTTTTATCTTGTGGCCTTCGAGGGATCAAGTGCACCAACACAACTAGCGCCCGCTCGCGATCGTTTTATCGGCATATTGCTCGCACTTATTGTCATGTGGTTCGTCTTCGATCAGATGTGGCCCGTACGAACTGTCACTGTCATGCGCCGCCAATTGGCCACTGTCCTTAACAGTAATGCCAGCCTTCTGCGTCTTATGGATTCCACCGAAAAGCATGAAGAGTTGGTTGAACGTGCAGATATACTGCGTGATCGCGTAGGCAAGACTGTCGCTACCCTGCGATCGATGAACGATGCGGTCGATTACGAATTCGGGGTCGACCGTGATGAACATGTTCACACGAGCACGATGATCCTAAGGACATCCCTTACCGCCGGGGCGTTCTTCTGGAACCAGTTTGCGGTGCTCCATAGCGAGACGGATAGAGACTTTCTCGTCGCGCCAGCCTTGGTTCAGATGCGTCAGAAATTGGCGGAGAGTATCGACGCTATGGCCGAAGCGGTTGTACAAAAAACCAATTTTCTGGTGACTTCTGCAGAAGATCTCGCCGGATCAGACGTGCTGCAGAGCCAACGTTATGGGGAGTATTCGAACAACGCGATTGCGCGGTTCGAAGAACTTCAAGCCTTCACTTCCATGCTAAGGAATGAGGTCTAG
- a CDS encoding JmjC domain-containing protein, with amino-acid sequence MSANSNIATAPDVTVLPRVALEDMQLDIDPKSYQALYNKTPFGFTHNLHRLDIFQFDSISELLDRYTGASNDYYVAGSAATAGSAFFEAPHIKLTPKEAIHQLNERSTRILLKRLENHDDRFRRLLDLIIQQIRSIPGGLGDQPILRIQSSLFITSAASTTPLHFDPEVGFFTQIEGDKTYHVYSPDDVREEDLEDFYVRGKVSIGQLDLGERDPGKEQVYNLRAGDGFHQPQNAPHWVETCGSRSISYSCVFETKADRALGRTRAFNYYERKLGMRPTPPGQNSQLDNVKAEAIIPDRLARKVVNRIRHT; translated from the coding sequence ATGTCCGCTAACTCGAACATCGCTACCGCTCCGGATGTCACAGTGCTGCCACGAGTTGCCCTCGAGGATATGCAACTTGATATAGATCCGAAGTCCTATCAGGCGTTGTATAACAAGACCCCGTTCGGGTTCACGCACAACTTGCACCGATTGGACATCTTCCAGTTCGACTCTATCTCCGAATTGCTGGATCGGTATACAGGGGCGAGCAACGATTACTATGTTGCCGGGAGCGCGGCGACGGCAGGGAGCGCTTTTTTTGAAGCTCCCCACATCAAGCTGACTCCAAAGGAAGCCATTCATCAGCTTAATGAACGTTCCACCCGCATCTTGCTCAAGCGTTTGGAGAACCATGACGATCGCTTCCGTAGACTGCTTGACCTGATCATCCAGCAAATTCGCAGCATCCCGGGTGGGCTTGGGGATCAACCGATTCTGCGAATCCAGTCCAGCTTATTCATAACCTCTGCTGCATCCACAACGCCACTTCATTTTGACCCTGAAGTTGGATTCTTTACCCAAATTGAGGGAGATAAGACCTACCATGTCTATTCTCCAGACGATGTGCGCGAAGAGGATCTCGAGGATTTTTACGTTCGGGGAAAGGTCAGCATTGGCCAACTCGACCTGGGGGAACGCGACCCAGGAAAAGAACAGGTTTACAACCTCAGGGCAGGTGATGGCTTCCACCAACCTCAGAACGCTCCACACTGGGTCGAGACTTGCGGGAGCAGATCCATCTCCTATAGCTGCGTCTTTGAGACGAAGGCCGATCGAGCGCTGGGCCGCACTCGCGCATTTAATTATTACGAGCGCAAGTTAGGGATGAGGCCCACGCCTCCTGGACAGAACTCGCAGCTCGATAACGTGAAAGCTGAAGCGATTATTCCTGACCGTCTGGCTCGCAAGGTTGTCAATCGAATCCGTCACACCTGA
- a CDS encoding alpha/beta hydrolase family protein — translation MRLFETILILVVIAAALAQIAEMADSWSRSLIFLAFLLGTWHIVYEKTYWQMFPALAGLLVLVIGNLGLRRPHTALHQPMKRRLALAVVLLCLMSFGLLVLVPMFVLPKPTGPYPVGTRIIYLKDSSRIEDEDQQHPGLLRELTVQIWYPANYSSNHLAAYQRLAETNLATSYRSVLWTNSRIDAPITGEGGPFPVLLFNHGWGGRRTQDTFLTEDLASHGYVVAAIDHTYNAGRVALSGDRVIDSTNGYDPIDASKHTATEIKRTWNKELQRWVEDEVFVLNALQTENADSKSFWHGRLNTDRAGALGHSFGGAAAIQVCSVDRRIRSALNMDGWTFGDIQHRTSAQPTLFMYEKSNQPRQQDLSSLDAEAQTLNELDKNDESEVDASLKQYGGYKLYVSNTSHMDFTDHPLITPWSNWIQPKHISPARIQMIIRAYVLDFFDQTIQGKKSSSLEPENPSQFREVQVEKWTR, via the coding sequence ATGCGGCTATTCGAAACTATCCTGATTCTTGTTGTAATCGCGGCCGCGCTGGCGCAAATAGCTGAGATGGCGGATTCTTGGTCCCGATCTCTGATATTTTTAGCTTTCTTACTCGGCACATGGCATATTGTCTACGAAAAGACCTATTGGCAGATGTTCCCTGCTCTCGCGGGGTTACTTGTTCTAGTTATTGGGAACTTAGGTCTGCGTCGCCCGCACACTGCGCTCCATCAACCAATGAAGAGACGTTTGGCTCTTGCGGTTGTTTTGCTCTGCCTGATGAGTTTCGGATTACTTGTGCTTGTGCCGATGTTCGTTCTCCCAAAACCGACCGGCCCGTATCCTGTCGGAACTCGAATAATTTACCTAAAGGATTCGAGCAGAATTGAGGATGAGGATCAACAACACCCAGGATTGCTTCGCGAGCTTACGGTTCAGATTTGGTATCCGGCCAATTATTCGAGCAACCACCTTGCCGCATATCAAAGGCTAGCAGAGACAAATCTCGCCACGTCGTATCGTAGTGTTCTCTGGACAAACTCACGTATCGACGCGCCCATCACAGGAGAGGGAGGACCTTTTCCTGTTTTACTTTTCAATCACGGATGGGGAGGAAGGCGCACGCAGGATACGTTTTTGACGGAAGATCTTGCGAGCCACGGTTATGTTGTCGCTGCGATCGATCATACGTATAACGCCGGACGAGTCGCATTGTCAGGTGATCGCGTTATTGATAGCACTAACGGATACGATCCGATAGACGCTTCAAAGCATACGGCCACAGAGATCAAAAGAACTTGGAATAAAGAACTCCAAAGATGGGTCGAGGACGAAGTGTTTGTTCTTAATGCGTTGCAAACCGAGAATGCTGATAGCAAAAGCTTTTGGCACGGGCGACTCAATACCGATCGAGCTGGCGCCCTCGGTCACTCGTTCGGCGGGGCTGCTGCAATACAGGTCTGCTCTGTTGATCGCCGCATTCGATCCGCACTCAACATGGACGGCTGGACGTTCGGAGACATTCAACATCGCACGTCCGCCCAGCCGACCCTGTTCATGTACGAAAAGTCAAACCAGCCCCGACAGCAAGATCTGAGCTCTCTGGATGCCGAAGCGCAAACCTTAAATGAATTAGATAAAAATGACGAGAGCGAGGTCGATGCTAGCCTCAAACAGTATGGCGGATATAAGTTATACGTGAGTAATACCTCACACATGGACTTTACTGATCATCCTTTGATAACTCCCTGGAGTAACTGGATACAGCCCAAGCACATCTCTCCCGCGCGAATACAAATGATTATTCGCGCATACGTGCTGGATTTCTTTGATCAGACTATTCAAGGAAAAAAGTCCAGCTCACTAGAACCTGAAAATCCGAGTCAGTTTCGTGAAGTTCAGGTGGAAAAATGGACGCGCTAA